A single genomic interval of Candidatus Macondimonas diazotrophica harbors:
- a CDS encoding FixH family protein has protein sequence MNISPPWYRQFWPWFLMLPPAAAVIGGFITLWIAVEHADTLLPDRFSRVGIALQPDAIPGPTSATLSFRLDSERLYLRVSGETANTPLTLRWLHPTLPDRDQISILQPFAPGEYEARLPNGLREPRVLRLESQAGWVLEGRWRPGTDATRLVPLVSREG, from the coding sequence ATGAATATCTCACCGCCCTGGTACCGCCAATTCTGGCCCTGGTTTCTGATGCTGCCCCCGGCAGCGGCTGTGATCGGCGGATTCATCACCCTGTGGATTGCCGTGGAGCACGCGGACACCCTGCTTCCGGACCGGTTCAGTCGCGTCGGAATTGCGCTCCAACCGGACGCCATTCCAGGGCCCACGAGCGCAACGCTGAGCTTTCGGCTCGACAGCGAGCGTCTCTACCTGCGCGTGAGCGGCGAGACGGCAAATACACCCCTGACCCTGCGCTGGTTACATCCGACCCTGCCGGACCGGGATCAGATCAGCATTCTGCAACCGTTCGCACCGGGCGAATATGAAGCGCGCCTGCCCAATGGCTTGCGCGAACCGCGCGTGCTGCGCCTGGAAAGTCAGGCTGGCTGGGTTCTGGAAGGACGCTGGCGGCCGGGCACCGACGCCACGCGATTGGTTCCGCTGGTGTCGCGGGAAGGCTAG